DNA from Kitasatospora acidiphila:
GCAACGCCGAGATGCCGTCCGTTCGCCCCGGCTGACCGAACGCCAGGATCGGCGCTCCTCAGACAGATCGACTGCCGGCTCCGGCTACACCCGGGACCATCAGCGCGCAGAACACGACGATGGTCCCGGGGTAAGCAATCGAGTGTCCCCTGAGGTTCGCCCGAGGCAGGCAGAATGACCGCCATGACGATGTGAAGAGCACCTGCCGACCGAAAGTCCCGACGTAAGAGCTTGTAACACGAGTGTGTCGCGTCCACGCGATGGCACTCATGGATTACCTGTAGTCATCCGCGGGTGTACTCAGCCCACAGCGGGCCGCCGACCCGGTCCAAGACCTCTTCGACTGTGGCGGCAAAGCGCGCCGGCCCATCCGCATCGCTCGAGACCGCCTCGACCGCACCGGCGGTCAAGGTCCCCGCACCCGGGTCGGACGCACGCATCTGATCCAGGATCATGAGCGCTCTAAATCCTCCGAAATGATCTTTTTGTCATCAAGAAGGTAGATCTGTGCACTGACGAACCGTCGGCCAGGCGAGTGAATGCGGCGGCGCCGACCGCCGATGATCACACCATCGGCCTATCCGGACGTGCACAGGAGCACGAGCAGCTGTAACAACGCCACCGCCCGGGACCACAACACCGGCACCACCCACTTCTCCGCGCTCTCCACGCCACCCGTGCGGCGGCTGGCCGGCTTCAACGAGCGGATCCTGTCGCTGTATGCACGCGACATGAGCGTGCGCGAGGGCTTGCTGACGGTCCGTTCGATGGCAGCGGCGATAGCGAAGGAGGCGTGCGCGAGCATGGCCAGGGTGACTCAGCGGTGCCAGGTCAGCGGCAGCGCCGCGCCCAGTAGGCGTAGGTGACGGCCAGCAGCAGCCGGCCCCACTGGACCAGCAGGCTCCGGCAGCACACTGCCAGCACCCGCCACCAGCCGTCGGTGTAGTGCAGGCCGGGGATGACGCCGAGGATCCCGAGCGACCACTCGACCAGTACGCCGGTCAGCACCAGCCCGCCGAGGGTCGCCGGCACGATCGCCGCGGCCAGCGGTACCCGCCGGCCGCCGATCACCGGGACCCAGCCGGGCACGACCTCGCCCCACCCGCGCACCAGGCCGATGGAGAGCAGGGCGAGGCACTCCGAGACCGTGCTCAGGGTGAAGGCGTACGGCGCGATCTCCCACCAGTTGTACGTCTTGTCCTGCATCTCTTGCGACGGAGGCGGGCCGGCACACCCGCCGATTCAGCCCGCGAGGGAGGCGAGCCAGGCGGTCAGCAGGCGGTTGACCTCCTCGGGACGCTCCTGCTGGATCCAGTGCCCGCAGCCGTCCAGGATGTGGGTGGAGGCCAGGGCGGGGAGGGTGGCCGGGTAGGCGTCGATCGCGTCGGCCATCCAGGTCGTGGAAGCGTCCAGGGCGCCGCCGATGAACAGGGACGGCTGCTTGATCGGGGCTCCGCCGTACTGGGCGAGGTCCTCCCAGTCGCGGTCCATGTTGCGGTAGCGGTTGAGGGCCCCGGTCATGCCGGTGCGCTCGAACTCCCCGGCGTACACGTCGAGGTCGTCCTCGGTCAGCCAGGCGGGCAGCTTGCCGCCGGGGAAGCGGTCGCGCATCCGGCCGCCGGTGCGGGCCACGAAGTGCGGGTCGGGCTCGCCCTGGGCGGGCATGGTGTCGGCGGACATGGCCGCGTAGAAGCCCGCGAGCCAGCCCCGGAGGTCGGGCTCCATCTCTGCTTCGGCCCGGCCGGGCTCCTGGAAGTACGAGACGTAGAACTCCTGGTCGCCGCCCATCTGCGCGAAGACGTCGGTGGGGCGGGGGCCGCCGGGCGGCGCGTAGGGGACGCTCAGCAGTCCGACGGCGCGGAAGACCTCGGGGTGGAGCAGGGCGGAGGCAGCCGCGATGTTGGAGCCCCAGTCGTGCCCGACGACCACCGCCTTCTCCTCGCCCAGGGCGCGCACCAGGGCGACGTTGTCCTCCACTAGGTCGAGCATCCGGTAGGCGTCCGTCGCGGCCGGCTTGGAGGAGCGGCCGTAGCCGCGCACGTCGAGCGCCACGGCCCGGTACCCCGCCGCCGCGAGGGCCGGGAGTTGGCGGCGCCAGGAGTACCAGGACTCGGGGAAGCCGTGGACGAGCAGGACCAGCGGTCCGGTGCCCTGCTCGACCAGGTGCAGGCGCCCGGCGGGTGCCTCGATGGTGCGGTGGCGCAGGTCGGCGGACGGCGCGGGCTGGTGCATTGCCTCTCCTCGGTTCACGGGCGGCCGTGGTTACGCATCGATCATGCGGCCCGGCGGCCGCGCGACGCGAACGCCCTTGCCATCGTGGCAAACTGGCAGGACAGGGCGGTGGAGACGGCACGGCCGGAGGGAACGGGGCGACTGTGACGGACGACGGCATAGCCGACACGCTGGCGGCCATGGGCCCCCGGCTGCGGACCGCGCGCGAGCAGCACGGCGCCACACTCACCGGCGTCAGCCGCGCGACCGGCATCTCGCTGAGCACGCTGTCGCGGATCGAGACCGGCCGGCGCAAGCCGACCCTGGAGGTGCTGCTGCAGCTCGCGGAGGCGTACGACGTCTCCCTGGACGAGCTGGCCGGCACCGCACCCGCCGCGGCGGCCGGACCGCGCACCCCGGTGCCGCAGCGATCCGGCAACGACAAGGCGGTGCTACCGCTG
Protein-coding regions in this window:
- a CDS encoding alpha/beta fold hydrolase — encoded protein: MHQPAPSADLRHRTIEAPAGRLHLVEQGTGPLVLLVHGFPESWYSWRRQLPALAAAGYRAVALDVRGYGRSSKPAATDAYRMLDLVEDNVALVRALGEEKAVVVGHDWGSNIAAASALLHPEVFRAVGLLSVPYAPPGGPRPTDVFAQMGGDQEFYVSYFQEPGRAEAEMEPDLRGWLAGFYAAMSADTMPAQGEPDPHFVARTGGRMRDRFPGGKLPAWLTEDDLDVYAGEFERTGMTGALNRYRNMDRDWEDLAQYGGAPIKQPSLFIGGALDASTTWMADAIDAYPATLPALASTHILDGCGHWIQQERPEEVNRLLTAWLASLAG